One Bdellovibrio bacteriovorus str. Tiberius DNA segment encodes these proteins:
- a CDS encoding DUF481 domain-containing protein — MLILFLAIASLFGASSKDTLHTPSPFHVTLEMSLLEMRGGSDSDSYAASLDAGYDLDAGKISLYGHFLRTKDNGIENNRNWLGGFRLERNLNLTETRGYYFHQMESDPYAGIIQRDSDEVGVQQRLVENGQNLWLVEAGIRYMKVNPLNTSNRFQTAARLHSFYQRKLTARLSAEVWAEYIPNFTDAGMDLANAEIGLGSSLSPQLFVKLGYLLQYQRQPFASLENTSSLTTLNLIASY, encoded by the coding sequence ATGCTGATTCTTTTTCTGGCCATCGCTTCTTTGTTTGGCGCATCTTCGAAAGACACTCTGCATACGCCCAGTCCTTTTCATGTGACACTGGAAATGAGCCTGCTGGAAATGCGCGGGGGCAGTGATTCGGATTCTTACGCCGCCAGCCTTGATGCCGGCTACGACCTGGATGCAGGAAAGATCTCATTGTACGGACATTTTCTGCGCACCAAAGACAATGGCATCGAAAATAACAGAAACTGGCTGGGTGGTTTTCGTCTGGAAAGAAATTTGAACCTGACTGAAACCCGGGGCTATTATTTTCACCAGATGGAATCTGATCCCTATGCTGGCATCATTCAACGTGACAGTGACGAAGTCGGCGTTCAGCAAAGACTTGTCGAAAACGGACAAAACCTGTGGCTGGTGGAAGCCGGAATTCGGTATATGAAGGTCAATCCCTTGAATACATCCAACCGCTTTCAGACCGCCGCGCGTCTGCATTCCTTTTACCAAAGAAAACTGACAGCCCGGCTGAGCGCCGAAGTCTGGGCCGAATATATTCCCAATTTTACTGATGCAGGAATGGATCTTGCCAATGCCGAGATCGGATTGGGTTCGTCTTTAAGTCCGCAGCTTTTTGTAAAGCTGGGTTATCTTTTGCAGTACCAGCGCCAGCCTTTTGCCAGTCTTGAAAACACGAGTTCCCTGACAACCTTGAATCTTATTGCCAGCTACTAG